In Balaenoptera musculus isolate JJ_BM4_2016_0621 chromosome 19, mBalMus1.pri.v3, whole genome shotgun sequence, one genomic interval encodes:
- the NUDT7 gene encoding peroxisomal coenzyme A diphosphatase NUDT7 → MWRACPPQEPVRNSLVDDAKARLRKHDVGTKYSHLLSNKCSILLPLLVKEGKLYLLFTLRSEKLRRSPGEVCFPGGKYEPTDADDVATALREAQEEVGLHPHQVEVVCRLVPVLFDRDTLITPVVGFIDSNFQAKPNPDEVKNVFLVPLEYFLHPSVYQQSHLTRSGHHIIIHCFEYTNPEDGVTYHIRGMTAKCALFVALIILGKKPSFEVEFNLNDLMSSSEESLLKLHKHATSKL, encoded by the exons ATGTGGCGAGCCTGTCCTCCCCAAGAGCCAGTCAG aaaCAGTTTGGTAGATGACGCTAAGGCCCGCTTAAGAAAACATGACGTTGGGACCAAATATTCTCACTTGTTGTCTAACAAATGTTCCATCCTTTTACCGTTGTTGGTTAAAGAAGGAAAACTCTACCTGTTGTTCACCCTCCGGTCAGAGAAG CTGAGAAGGTCACCCGGAGAGGTCTGCTTTCCTGGAGGCAAGTACGAACCTACAGATGCGGATGACGTGGCCACGGCTCTCCGGGAAGCCCAGGAGGAAGTGGGGCTGCATCCTCATCAAGTGGAGGTCGTCTGCCGCCTGGTGCCAGTGCTGTTTGAT AGAGATACATTGATAACCCCTGTTGTAGGATTTATAGACTCCAACTTCCAGGCCAAGCCTAACCCCGATGAAGTTAAGAATGTGTTCCTGGTGCCTCTGGAATATTTCCTGCATCCCAGCGTCTACCAGCAGAGTCACCTGACACGCTCTGGTCATCATATTATTATCCACTGCTTTGAGTACACGAACCCTGAAGACGGTGTGACTTATCATATCCGTGGAATGACTGCAAAATGTGCCTTGTTTGTTGCCTtaattattttgggaaaaaaacccTCCTTTGAGGTTGAATTTAATCTCAACGATCTGATGTCATCCTCTGAAGAGTCTTTACTGAAGCTTCATAAACATGCTACAAGCAAGTTATGA